A window of Clostridium sp. Marseille-P299 contains these coding sequences:
- the gatC gene encoding Asp-tRNA(Asn)/Glu-tRNA(Gln) amidotransferase subunit GatC has product MKITDEIITYVAALAKLELSESEKEKAKEDLGKILDYIDIMNELDTNDIEPMSHAFQMKNVFREDVVTNGDDRENILRNAKKQKDGSFMVPKTVE; this is encoded by the coding sequence ATGAAGATTACGGATGAAATAATTACGTATGTAGCAGCTCTTGCAAAATTAGAGTTATCAGAAAGTGAGAAAGAAAAAGCAAAAGAGGATTTAGGTAAAATTCTTGACTATATCGATATAATGAATGAACTTGATACGAACGATATTGAACCAATGTCACATGCATTTCAGATGAAAAATGTATTCCGTGAAGACGTTGTTACGAATGGTGATGATAGAGAGAATATATTAAGAAATGCGAAAAAGCAAAAGGATGGAAGCTTTATGGTTCCTAAAACCGTTGAGTAA
- the aspS gene encoding aspartate--tRNA(Asn) ligase — protein MEFVTGLKEKKALEISDILKGDYAGKEVVIRGAVHTIRDMSEFSFIIVRKYEGLVQCVFYEGMEGFDIKSLKEGATIEAKGVVSLEERAPNGFEIRLQEVSILSEPAPDTTMPIPISKWKLNTSLETKLSLRPISLRNIRERAIFKIQEGIIRGFRDFLFSQHFTEIRTPKIVAGNAEGGANVFKLEYFGKKAFLAQSPQFYKQMMVGVYDRVFEAAPVFRAEKHNTTRHLNEYTSLDFEMGYIDSFTEIMDMEAAMLNYVFELLEKEYAKELSILNVTLPNVSKIPTVRFDKAKELVAEKYDRKIKNPYDLEPEEEVLIGKYFKEEFDSDFVFVTHYPSKKRPFYAMDDKEDPKFTLSFDLLFKGMEITTGGQRIHSYEEQVAKMEARGMDISDFTNYLMIHKHGMPPHGGLGIGLERLTMRLLDETNVRETTMFPRDVSRLEP, from the coding sequence ATGGAATTTGTGACTGGTTTAAAAGAAAAAAAGGCATTAGAAATTAGTGACATTTTAAAAGGTGATTACGCCGGTAAAGAGGTTGTAATACGAGGGGCTGTGCATACCATTCGTGATATGAGTGAGTTCTCATTTATAATTGTGAGAAAGTATGAAGGACTTGTACAGTGTGTGTTTTATGAAGGTATGGAAGGATTTGATATCAAATCCTTAAAAGAAGGAGCAACAATTGAGGCAAAAGGTGTCGTAAGCTTAGAAGAGAGAGCACCAAATGGGTTTGAAATCAGGTTACAGGAAGTCAGTATTTTATCGGAACCAGCTCCTGATACAACGATGCCTATTCCAATTTCAAAGTGGAAGTTAAATACTTCTCTTGAAACAAAGCTTTCCCTACGCCCAATATCTCTACGCAACATTAGGGAACGTGCCATTTTTAAAATTCAAGAAGGCATCATTCGAGGGTTTCGTGACTTTTTATTCTCACAGCATTTTACAGAGATTAGGACTCCTAAAATTGTAGCAGGGAATGCTGAGGGTGGAGCGAATGTATTTAAACTTGAATATTTCGGGAAAAAGGCATTTTTAGCCCAGAGTCCTCAGTTTTACAAACAGATGATGGTTGGGGTTTATGATAGAGTATTTGAAGCAGCGCCAGTTTTTCGTGCAGAAAAACACAATACAACAAGACATTTAAATGAATATACAAGTTTAGATTTTGAGATGGGATACATTGATAGTTTTACAGAGATTATGGATATGGAAGCTGCGATGTTAAACTATGTATTTGAACTTTTAGAAAAAGAATATGCCAAAGAATTATCTATTTTAAACGTTACCTTACCAAATGTATCAAAAATTCCAACGGTCCGTTTTGACAAAGCTAAGGAATTGGTGGCGGAAAAATATGATAGGAAAATTAAAAATCCTTACGATTTAGAGCCGGAAGAAGAAGTTTTGATTGGAAAATATTTTAAAGAAGAGTTTGATAGTGATTTCGTATTTGTAACTCATTATCCATCAAAGAAGAGACCATTTTATGCGATGGATGACAAAGAGGATCCTAAGTTTACTTTAAGTTTTGACTTATTATTTAAAGGAATGGAGATTACGACAGGTGGTCAGCGTATTCATTCTTATGAGGAGCAGGTAGCTAAAATGGAGGCTAGAGGAATGGATATTTCTGATTTTACTAACTACCTAATGATTCATAAGCATGGAATGCCGCCTCATGGTGGACTTGGAATTGGATTAGAACGTTTGACAATGAGATTACTAGATGAGACAAATGTGCGTGAAACAACTATGTTTCCTAGGGATGTTTCTCGATTAGAGCCATAG
- a CDS encoding GGDEF domain-containing protein, producing the protein MQRKILSFLIFLIFLSLTNTITAYAENKTVIKVGYPIQGRLTEKDSEGNYFGYSVDYLNEIKKYTGWDYEFVEVEGTLNEQLTTLLEMLKNGDIDLLGAVKYYDSLAEIYDYPSYNYGLAYTTLAVKQEDSRWLSNDFQNWNGIKVGIYPGQKKRAQELEKFANINGFTYQIVEIDTYDELLEELFNGNIDAILQVDISINRKLKSIAKFSPEPYYLVTTKGNQEVINKLNSALAKIDSSNPYLQSVLYDKYFNINNQFAISEENKEYIKSLGTINVMLIDGNAPIQYYDEEPKGIAISYLEKLKQETGLSYKVIVAKDYNDCIKKKSKYDIDLFVGLPTNSNLISEFDLTLSIPYLESRSIYVSNKESKMKRSDEEHFIYNISDCLNKMNKNECEAAYLDSYCTNFYLQKKAKYKNIKLDYSDSSLLQYSMGIVDKDNNSYLLSIINSFINSISAEENQEIIYNNTIIHIKYPLIDFIKTHSMHIIVFALLLFIVGILIYVRNIKIKNAMLDKIAVEHKRYIELSKLTNECLFEYNYAKDMFKIYNNKIIFDGTNLIENFMSYTRYDFLKDLIRSKKDDTRDFLLEEHNEKKWCRVILKVIKNDNGIVTYALGKLYDINEEIIKNKALLEKAKRDPLTNLYNRVAAEEQIELLLKKDCTKGILILLDIDNFKSVNDSLGHPVGDSLLVEFSQLLNRFFSKEDVTCRLGGDEFLIFLHSSMNEDSLSEKLDSFINQCNHSIFQKYSENVSISIGVAIVTDDVYMYEDLYKKADYAMYVAKFGGKNGFFISDGTECMRQECIQCKTYCKRREYLKKRLSNNGTDF; encoded by the coding sequence ATGCAAAGGAAAATTTTATCTTTTTTAATTTTTCTTATATTTTTATCGTTAACAAATACTATTACAGCCTATGCCGAAAATAAGACAGTAATAAAAGTAGGTTATCCAATACAAGGAAGGTTAACAGAGAAAGATAGTGAAGGGAATTATTTTGGCTATAGTGTTGATTATCTTAATGAAATAAAAAAGTATACAGGTTGGGATTATGAATTTGTTGAAGTAGAAGGGACATTAAATGAACAGTTAACTACCCTTTTAGAGATGCTTAAAAATGGCGATATCGATTTACTAGGAGCTGTAAAATATTACGACTCTTTGGCTGAAATTTATGATTATCCTAGTTATAACTATGGATTGGCCTATACAACACTTGCGGTGAAACAGGAAGATTCAAGATGGCTATCCAATGATTTTCAAAACTGGAATGGAATAAAGGTTGGAATTTATCCTGGCCAAAAAAAAAGAGCACAAGAATTAGAGAAATTTGCAAATATCAATGGTTTTACATATCAAATAGTAGAAATAGATACCTACGATGAATTATTAGAAGAATTATTTAATGGCAACATAGATGCGATATTACAAGTAGATATATCTATAAATAGGAAATTGAAAAGTATAGCGAAATTTTCACCAGAGCCTTATTATTTGGTTACAACTAAGGGAAATCAAGAAGTGATCAATAAATTAAATAGTGCTTTAGCTAAAATAGATTCATCCAACCCGTATCTACAGTCAGTTTTATATGATAAGTATTTTAACATTAATAATCAATTTGCAATATCAGAGGAAAATAAAGAATATATAAAATCCCTTGGCACAATCAATGTAATGTTAATCGATGGTAATGCGCCAATTCAATATTACGATGAGGAACCTAAGGGCATTGCAATTAGTTATTTAGAGAAGTTAAAGCAAGAAACAGGTCTTTCCTATAAGGTAATTGTTGCGAAAGACTATAACGATTGTATAAAGAAAAAAAGCAAATATGATATTGATTTGTTTGTTGGATTACCAACCAATTCTAATCTAATTAGCGAATTTGATTTAACTTTATCGATTCCATACCTAGAGAGTAGAAGTATCTATGTTTCAAATAAAGAATCTAAAATGAAACGAAGTGATGAAGAACATTTTATTTATAATATATCAGATTGCTTGAATAAGATGAATAAGAATGAATGTGAAGCAGCATATTTAGATTCTTATTGCACGAATTTTTATCTCCAAAAGAAGGCAAAGTATAAAAATATTAAACTTGATTATAGCGATTCTAGTTTGTTGCAGTACTCTATGGGAATCGTTGATAAAGACAACAACAGTTATCTATTATCAATAATCAACAGTTTCATTAATTCTATTAGTGCAGAAGAAAATCAAGAAATTATTTATAATAATACAATTATCCACATCAAGTATCCTTTGATTGATTTCATAAAAACGCATTCGATGCATATTATCGTATTTGCATTATTATTGTTTATCGTTGGTATATTAATCTATGTTAGAAATATAAAAATAAAAAATGCTATGTTGGATAAAATTGCAGTGGAACATAAACGTTACATTGAATTGTCCAAATTAACAAATGAATGTTTGTTTGAATACAATTATGCAAAAGATATGTTTAAAATTTATAATAATAAAATAATATTTGATGGAACGAATCTTATTGAAAATTTTATGTCATATACTAGATATGATTTTCTAAAAGATTTGATTCGAAGTAAAAAAGACGATACCCGAGATTTTCTTTTGGAGGAGCATAATGAAAAAAAATGGTGCCGTGTTATACTAAAAGTAATTAAAAATGATAATGGTATAGTAACTTACGCTTTGGGGAAACTGTATGACATCAATGAAGAAATTATAAAGAATAAGGCATTGTTAGAAAAGGCAAAGCGTGACCCATTAACAAATTTATATAACCGTGTTGCAGCGGAGGAGCAGATTGAGCTCCTATTAAAGAAAGATTGTACGAAGGGAATCCTAATTTTACTTGATATAGATAATTTTAAGTCAGTGAATGACTCTTTGGGGCACCCGGTTGGAGATAGTCTTTTAGTTGAGTTTAGTCAATTATTAAATCGATTCTTTTCAAAAGAGGATGTAACATGCAGACTTGGAGGAGATGAATTTTTGATTTTCTTACATTCATCTATGAATGAAGATAGCTTAAGTGAAAAACTAGATAGTTTTATAAATCAATGCAATCACAGTATTTTTCAAAAATATAGTGAAAATGTTTCCATAAGTATTGGTGTAGCTATTGTTACAGACGACGTGTATATGTATGAAGATTTATATAAAAAAGCGGATTATGCGATGTATGTTGCAAAATTTGGTGGCAAGAATGGATTCTTTATTAGTGATGGCACAGAATGTATGAGACAAGAGTGTATTCAATGTAAAACCTATTGTAAAAGAAGAGAATATCTGAAAAAAAGGCTATCAAATAATGGGACAGATTTTTAA